The Rhodovastum atsumiense genome contains the following window.
GCCGTTGCTGCCCACGAGATAGGCCAGCTCGATCACGGGGGCGACGCTTGGATCGGCGAACAGGTACCACGCCCGCCCGGCCAGTCGCGGTTCCACGATGGGCTGGATGAAGGGGGCGAAGACGTTTTCCTGTGCATTCGTCACCACCGCCGTCTGGATGGTCATCTGGCGCGCGGCGAGTTCATCGTTGACGGCGACGAGGATGCGCACCTGGTCGCCGAGATTGACGAGGTTGCCGCCCCGATCCTTCTGAAGCCGCATCGCCGCGCGCGCCGCCGCAACGTTGGTCAGGTCGATTGCGGTTCCGGTCGAGGCGAGGTTGTTCGACGCGGTCCGGAACATGGGCTGGCCGTCGCTCATGGTCGGGCCGTTGCCGCTGTTCTGTGCCAGCAGCGCCACCAGCTCCTGCGCCTCGGTCTCGGCCGCAGCGGCGCCCAGCACGGCCATGGCGTTCAGCGCCCCGGTGCTGTCGTTGACCATCAGCTCGCGGGACATGTGGAACAGCTTGCCGAAGGTCGAGACCTTGTACGTCTCCTTCCCTTCGAACGCAGTCCCTGCCTTGATCTCTCCGGATTCGCGGACGAGGTCGAGGCGGTTCACGCCCGCCAGCTCGGTGATGGTGATGGTCCGGAAGTCCGGGATGTCGGTGCGGATGCGGGCGATCTGCTTGATGGCCGCCTCGGCGCGCTGGAAGCCGGTCCGGACGATGTTGCCCGCCACCGCCCCGGCCAGGATCGGGAAGTCGCTGGTGGTGTGCATCGCGCGGGTGATGACGCGGTCGGCGCTGCGGAGGAAACCGCGGTCAACGTCGGATTGTCCCTGGATCATCTCGCGTGCGGCGTCGGCCCAGGAGATGCCCGCGAATTCCTTCGCCCCCGCGGACAGGGCTGCCCCGGTCACGCGGGCGGCGATCGCCTCGGCCATGGCGTCACGCTGCGCCATGCGGGTAATGGCCGGATCGTGCGCGCTCGGGTTGGCGCTGCAGATCACCGGGCCGGAATTGGCGGTCAGGGAATTCATCAGGGCGGTCCTCAGGGTTTCGGGTGTCCACCGCTCGGCAACGGCGCGCTGGTGCAGGTTGTCCACGGTGGCGGCGGGGAGCAGGGCGCGCGCCGCGTTGGCTGCGTTGTCGAGGTCGGCGCGGCGGTGGGCCTCGGCGCGGTTCATCTCCACGAACAGGTCGGTTGCGGAGCGGTCGGCCGAGATGGGTTCACCAGCAGCGGGCGGCGGTTCGGTGATGGTCTCGGTGATGCCGCGCACGGTGGCGCCGTTGTCCACCGGAATCGGGACGATCGAAATCTCGAACGGCTCCCAGTCCACTGCCCGGTGCACGACGCCGAGCGCCTGGTCGGCGACCTGGTCGTATCGGGCGACCCGGTAGCCCACGCTGATGTTCGTGGCCGTGCCGTCGGCGACCCGCTGCCAGATCGGTTCCACATCCGACGCGGACGAGAACTGGATGGTGGCGATGCCACGCCCGCCTTCGATGCGAGCCGACACCACGCGGCCGATGATGTCGCGGGCATCACCGCGGCGGTGAGTGTTCAGGACAGGTGCGCGGCCCGACGCCAGCCGATCCATCCGGCAGGCGTTCGGGGACATGTCCAGTTCTTCGGTGATCGTGCCCAGGCCGGGCACGACGTTGCGGGCGCGGGCGCCCGTGGACCAGATCACGTCCACGGTGCGGTTCGCGGCGTCCACGCTGGCCGGGGCCGAGATGGCGCGGGTGACGGTCAGCGGCGCCGTGGTGGTGGCGCTCACTCGGCGCCCCCTTCAGCCTGCTGTACGCGGAATGCGGGATCGTTGGACAGGTCGCCGCTCGCGGCCTGTAGCGAAGCCACAAGGTCAACGACGCTGAAATCCAGCGGGACCGTATTGTCTGGGTCACGCTTGTGCAGGCTGTTCGCGAAGTCGGCAGCCGCGGTGAAGGAATTGACCCTCCCGTCCGGCCAGAGGATCGCCACTGGCCGCGCGGCATCAACAGCATCGAATCCTTCGGCATCAATGCGGCGTGCGGTCTCGGACAGGTGCGGCAGCAGCGCATTCGCCTGCTCGGCCGCGCCCCGGACAGTCATCGTTCCCAGTCCCGCTCCGTCCGCTCCCGACCAGCGCGCAACCAGGCGGATCGCGGCCACGTCGGCGAGCGTGTAGCGCCGCGCGCGGGTCTCGGACGCAGCGCCTGCGGC
Protein-coding sequences here:
- a CDS encoding MerR family transcriptional regulator, encoding MPTELTSRAYSPAVVTAALNINPVTLRSWHADPIRLAAGAASETRARRYTLADVAAIRLVARWSGADGAGLGTMTVRGAAEQANALLPHLSETARRIDAEGFDAVDAARPVAILWPDGRVNSFTAAADFANSLHKRDPDNTVPLDFSVVDLVASLQAASGDLSNDPAFRVQQAEGGAE
- a CDS encoding prohead protease/major capsid protein fusion protein — translated: MSATTTAPLTVTRAISAPASVDAANRTVDVIWSTGARARNVVPGLGTITEELDMSPNACRMDRLASGRAPVLNTHRRGDARDIIGRVVSARIEGGRGIATIQFSSASDVEPIWQRVADGTATNISVGYRVARYDQVADQALGVVHRAVDWEPFEISIVPIPVDNGATVRGITETITEPPPAAGEPISADRSATDLFVEMNRAEAHRRADLDNAANAARALLPAATVDNLHQRAVAERWTPETLRTALMNSLTANSGPVICSANPSAHDPAITRMAQRDAMAEAIAARVTGAALSAGAKEFAGISWADAAREMIQGQSDVDRGFLRSADRVITRAMHTTSDFPILAGAVAGNIVRTGFQRAEAAIKQIARIRTDIPDFRTITITELAGVNRLDLVRESGEIKAGTAFEGKETYKVSTFGKLFHMSRELMVNDSTGALNAMAVLGAAAAETEAQELVALLAQNSGNGPTMSDGQPMFRTASNNLASTGTAIDLTNVAAARAAMRLQKDRGGNLVNLGDQVRILVAVNDELAARQMTIQTAVVTNAQENVFAPFIQPIVEPRLAGRAWYLFADPSVAPVIELAYLVGSNGVPSVEPFNAVDKLGYTFRVVHDFGVGAVSRVGCYKNPGVSA